The DNA segment ATTTCGCCCTGTTTACCAAGCGCTTCTCGACGCAACTGGATTTCGGTTAGAAATTCAAGCGCATTTTCAGTATCTTGTTGGGCTGTTAGTAGGCCTGATACCGCCAGGTGCAATATTAGCTCCCGCAACCGCGCGACTCCCGCCGGCGCATTGGCAATATGCCCAAACTCAGCCAAAAACTGCTTGGCATCCATCAGTCCATCTCCTCGCTGCGGTTCTCCAACCGCTGCCGTGACTGAGCGATGGCTTGATGCAGCTTTTGTTGCAGAATTTCCTTAGGCGGCAGTTCGGTCAGATATTCGGCGACGTGGATGCCGGTCTGATCCAGCTCCAGCAGTTCGATTTGTTCCTGCTTCTTGCCGCTACAGAGAATGATGCCCAGCGGCGAGGCTTCGCCGGGCTCCTGTTCATATTTCGCCAACCAACGTAGGTATAGCTCCATCTGGCCCTTGTCGGCGGCTTTAAAATCGCCTAATTTCAGGTCGATGGCGACCAGGCGTTTCAAGCGGCGGTTGTAGAACAACAGGTCGATGTAAAAATCGTCGTTGTCGATCTGCAAGCGCTTTTGCCGAGCGACAAAGGTAAAACCGGCACCCAATTCCAGCAGGAAGTTTTCCAGTTCGCGCAGGATGGCGTCTTCCAGGTCTTTTTCCAGGTAGCGATCTTGCAGGCCCAGAAAGTCGAGCACATAAGGGTCTTTGAACAGCAGATTGGGCATGATTTCGCCGGTTTCGCGCAGCGCGGCCAATTCGGCGGTCAATACTTCATCGGGTTGGCGTGATAGCGCGGTGCGTTCGAACAGCATGGAGTCCAGCCGACCTTGTAGGGTACGGGTGCTCCAACGTTCGGCTCGGCACATTTCTATATAGAATTCGCGTTTCAGCGGGTCGTCGATGTAAATCAGGCTGCGCAGGTGGGTCCAGCTTAATTGTCTACTCAGTGCGTAGACAATCTCTTCGGTTGGAAACACCTCGGCAAAGCGCAGCATGTGGCGCAGGTTTTTGCTGGAAAAACCGCGCCCATAGTCGGTTTCCAGCTGCTTGGCCAAGGTAATAACGATTTGTTCGCCGTATTCGGCGCGCTCGCCTTTGAGCACTTCGCGCTGGATGCGCAGGCCGATGTGCCAGTACAGCAGGGTCAACGCGCTGTTGACGGCGGTAGCCAGCTGAGCGCGGCTTTGGCCTATCAGCTGGCGAATATCGGTCAGCAGGGCTTGCGAGTCCGCATGATCGATGGGTTTCATACTTCAGCCTCGGCGGTAAAGTGGTGCGCCAACGCGGCGGCCAGCTCGCTTTTTAAATGGTTTTCGGTTTCCTCGATTTCGCCGAGCAGAGTTTTATATTTGTCCAGCAGTACGTCGGGATCGTGGCTTTCTTCCGCTGCGGTATTGGGATTTTTCAAATCCAGATTGTAGATCGGCCAGTACAGACGATCGCCGGCGGCCTGGGCATCGCGTGCGGCCAGTCGCAAAGCGTCAGCTTGTTCGCGCAAGCCGGCCATTTGCTCTTCCACTTTTTTACGATAGTCGGCATCGTTGACGCCGGTCAGCGAGGTGCGCAAATCCCTGACTTGGTTTTCTAGCGCGGCGGCCTGATTATTCAAATCCTCGGCCTTGTCCCAATGCGGCTTGGCGGCCGCTTCGGCTTGCTGTTTCAAGGTTTTAAAGTCGACTTTCCAGGCCTGCTCGCTTTCTATCCGGTCGGCGAAGTCGTTGTCCGCCTTACCCCACCAGGCTTTTTCGGCCTCAAATTCTTCCAGGCGGATCGGCTTGGTTTTGGAATAGCTTTTGTAGCCAGTCGGATACGGATGTTCGTAAAACCAGATGGCTTCGGTCGGCTTGCCTTTGTTGAAAAACAGCAGATTGGTTTTGATGGTGGTGTACGGCGCAAACACGCCTTTGGGCAGGCGAATCACGGTATGCAGGTTGCATTCGCTCAGCAGCAGTTCTTTGAGTTTGCCCTTGATGCCATCGCCAAACATAAAGCCGTCCGGCAATACCACGGCAGCGCGGCCGTCTTCCTTCAACAGCTTTTTGATGATCAAGGCCATAAACATGTCGGCGGTTTCGCGGGTTTTCAGATCGCCGGGATAATCGGAACCCACGCCGTCGTCTTCGTAGCCGCCAAACGGCGGATTGGTGACCAGACAATCGACTTTTTCGTTGGCACTCCAGTCGTTCCAAGCCCTACCCAGGGTGTTGCGACGTTCAATTTGGCTGGGTACTTCAATACCATGCAGCAACATGTTGGTGGTACACAGCAGATGTGGCAGCTGCTTTTTTTCCATGCCCCGAATCAGTTCCTCGATAGCGCGTTTATCGTCGGAACCCGATTTATCGCTCAGTTGGCGCAGAAAGTGGTCGATGGCGGCGGATAAAAAGCCACCGGTGCCGCAGGCCGGATCGAGCACGGTTTCGCGCTTCGCCAGGTTGGGATTGAGCGTTTGCACCATGAACTGCGTGATGGCACGAGGCGTATAGAACTCACCGGCATTACCGGCGCCACGCAGGTCGCTGAGTAGTTGCTCGTAGACATCGCCCAAGTGGATACGGGCTTTGAAGTCGTGGAAATTGATGGCTTCTTCCAGCTTTTCAATCACGGCCAGCATTTGCGGGCCGGATTTCATGTAAT comes from the Methylomonas sp. LL1 genome and includes:
- a CDS encoding PDDEXK nuclease domain-containing protein; translation: MKPIDHADSQALLTDIRQLIGQSRAQLATAVNSALTLLYWHIGLRIQREVLKGERAEYGEQIVITLAKQLETDYGRGFSSKNLRHMLRFAEVFPTEEIVYALSRQLSWTHLRSLIYIDDPLKREFYIEMCRAERWSTRTLQGRLDSMLFERTALSRQPDEVLTAELAALRETGEIMPNLLFKDPYVLDFLGLQDRYLEKDLEDAILRELENFLLELGAGFTFVARQKRLQIDNDDFYIDLLFYNRRLKRLVAIDLKLGDFKAADKGQMELYLRWLAKYEQEPGEASPLGIILCSGKKQEQIELLELDQTGIHVAEYLTELPPKEILQQKLHQAIAQSRQRLENRSEEMD
- a CDS encoding class I SAM-dependent DNA methyltransferase, with the translated sequence MNLSSTIKSIQDIMRKDDGVDGDAQRIGQLTWMLFLKVFDQREEEWEDDNADYQSPLPENLRWRNWAAYKTDDQGKKKPQIQASELIAFVNNQLFPTLKEIDAADGPTQKVIKQVFEDSNNYMKSGPQMLAVIEKLEEAINFHDFKARIHLGDVYEQLLSDLRGAGNAGEFYTPRAITQFMVQTLNPNLAKRETVLDPACGTGGFLSAAIDHFLRQLSDKSGSDDKRAIEELIRGMEKKQLPHLLCTTNMLLHGIEVPSQIERRNTLGRAWNDWSANEKVDCLVTNPPFGGYEDDGVGSDYPGDLKTRETADMFMALIIKKLLKEDGRAAVVLPDGFMFGDGIKGKLKELLLSECNLHTVIRLPKGVFAPYTTIKTNLLFFNKGKPTEAIWFYEHPYPTGYKSYSKTKPIRLEEFEAEKAWWGKADNDFADRIESEQAWKVDFKTLKQQAEAAAKPHWDKAEDLNNQAAALENQVRDLRTSLTGVNDADYRKKVEEQMAGLREQADALRLAARDAQAAGDRLYWPIYNLDLKNPNTAAEESHDPDVLLDKYKTLLGEIEETENHLKSELAAALAHHFTAEAEV